The proteins below come from a single Pedobacter sp. MC2016-14 genomic window:
- a CDS encoding FecR family protein — MTTEHLDQLIEKYILKTTSPQEQEELQAWFDAANDIEVFWAAESPDEEDLVKARMLNNIYRATQVVPSVPKVKLWPRFAAAASILLLVATGLYLFNMGYGSRYANHDGVFAQNDIPAGTKSATLTLSNGRKIALSNTSEGELAKQSGISITKTKDGQVVYSLLNSKQSDEAANFNTLSTARGETYSIKLSDGTLVTLNAASSLKFPANFARLKTRTVELTGEGYFSVKHDAKKPFFVKTSAQTVEDLGTEFNINAYPEEGDVKTTLVEGIAKVSIASSQQGATSQITLKPGQQTVIQHKNIKLQTADLSYTLAWKKGLFSFKDANIQTVMQQMARWYNFEVEYKGEIPKTLFTGEIHRDLNAAQVFKLLDFYQVDFEIRGHKILVTN, encoded by the coding sequence ATGACGACTGAGCACTTAGACCAATTAATAGAAAAGTATATCCTAAAAACCACAAGCCCTCAGGAACAGGAGGAGTTGCAGGCTTGGTTTGATGCTGCAAATGATATAGAAGTTTTCTGGGCAGCTGAAAGCCCTGATGAAGAGGATTTGGTTAAGGCCCGGATGTTAAACAACATCTACCGGGCTACTCAGGTAGTTCCTTCAGTTCCTAAAGTTAAACTTTGGCCCCGCTTTGCCGCGGCAGCCTCTATTCTGCTCTTAGTCGCTACGGGACTTTATTTATTTAATATGGGATACGGTAGTCGTTACGCTAACCATGACGGAGTATTTGCGCAAAATGACATCCCTGCAGGAACTAAATCGGCAACACTAACGTTATCAAACGGGCGTAAAATAGCATTGTCAAATACTTCAGAGGGAGAATTGGCTAAGCAATCGGGCATCAGCATCACTAAAACAAAAGATGGCCAGGTGGTATATAGTCTGCTCAATTCTAAGCAAAGTGATGAGGCGGCTAACTTTAATACACTATCTACTGCCAGAGGGGAGACCTATTCCATTAAATTGTCAGATGGCACATTGGTAACCTTAAATGCCGCATCCTCTTTAAAGTTCCCCGCCAACTTTGCCAGGTTAAAAACCCGTACAGTAGAGCTGACTGGTGAAGGTTATTTTTCGGTAAAACATGATGCAAAAAAGCCTTTTTTTGTTAAAACATCAGCGCAAACTGTAGAAGACCTGGGAACAGAATTTAACATCAACGCTTATCCGGAAGAGGGAGATGTAAAAACGACCCTTGTAGAAGGAATTGCAAAGGTGAGCATTGCGTCATCCCAACAGGGTGCAACGTCACAAATAACGCTTAAGCCTGGTCAGCAAACCGTTATTCAGCATAAAAATATAAAATTGCAGACTGCCGATCTTAGCTATACCCTCGCCTGGAAAAAGGGGCTTTTTAGCTTTAAAGATGCAAACATCCAAACCGTTATGCAGCAAATGGCACGCTGGTATAATTTTGAGGTAGAATACAAAGGTGAAATTCCTAAAACATTATTTACAGGTGAAATCCATCGCGATCTCAATGCTGCTCAGGTTTTTAAACTGCTTGATTTTTATCAGGTAGATTTTGAAATCCGTGGTCATAAAATCCTGGTCACTAACTAA
- a CDS encoding RNA polymerase sigma-70 factor, which translates to MIDYSRLTDAELLSLLKLDEHAAFTEVYNRYWKRLLAIAYNHTKDKSAAEEITQEVFISLWNKRHTLEIQTLDRYLATGIKFTVFNMHYRKRKRISDMISKMPFQESYEIEEEIAARFLQEQIDGIVNKLPEKCRMVFKYSREQGLTIPQIGKEMNIADKTVEAHLTKALKEIKNNLSDTGAMLVLLAQFLHK; encoded by the coding sequence ATGATAGATTATAGTAGACTTACTGACGCTGAACTTCTAAGCTTGCTTAAGCTGGATGAACACGCTGCATTTACTGAAGTTTACAACCGCTATTGGAAAAGGCTGCTGGCCATTGCCTACAACCATACCAAAGACAAATCCGCTGCAGAAGAAATTACACAGGAGGTATTCATTAGCCTCTGGAATAAAAGGCATACGCTTGAAATTCAAACCTTAGATAGATATCTCGCTACCGGCATAAAGTTCACGGTATTCAATATGCATTACCGTAAGCGCAAGCGGATCAGTGATATGATCAGTAAAATGCCATTCCAGGAAAGCTATGAAATAGAGGAGGAAATTGCCGCTAGGTTTCTGCAGGAACAGATTGACGGGATAGTGAATAAACTTCCTGAAAAATGTAGAATGGTATTTAAATACAGCCGCGAACAAGGCTTAACAATTCCTCAGATTGGTAAGGAGATGAACATTGCCGATAAAACGGTTGAAGCACATTTAACCAAAGCACTCAAAGAGATCAAAAATAACCTGTCAGATACGGGAGCTATGTTAGTGCTGCTGGCTCAATTCCTTCACAAATAA